The Microbacterium sp. zg-Y1090 sequence CACCGGCGTCGACCCGGCCGTCGCCGAGCAGTCGGCCCGCCTCGCGCAGCGGCACATCGGCATGGCGCAGCGGTTGGCGACGGATGCCGCCTCCCGCGCCCGCCGCGAGCAGACGCTGCGTGCGGTGCTGGGCGTGCGCGGCGTGGGTGACGCCGTCGAAGTCGCCGGGCGCATCGTGCAGGCCGCGACAGAAGACGCCAAGGCGCTCACCGCCGAACGCGATGCCGGCGAACGCGCTGCGCTGCTGCGCACGCTCGGTGTCGCGGAGGGCGCCGCCGTGCCGCCGTCCGTCCGCGGTCAGGTCAACGCGCTCGAAGACGAGCAGAAGCGCCGTGCCACCCGCAGTCTGCGCGATGGCATCGACCGGGTGCTCACCGACCTGCAGTCGCTGTACCGCGACACCCTCATGCTGCAGTTCGGGCGCGAGACCGACCTCATCAACCTCGAGCTCGCCGACGACCTGCGCGCCTTGGCGTCGGCGTGGACGATGCAGCGCACCCTGACCGTGCTCGATCAGATCTCCGTCACCCGCAGCAATCTCGAGCTCAACGCCGCCCCGGCACTGGCGCTGGAGAGCATGCTCGTGACCGTCGCCAGCGGAAGGACCCCGTGAGCATTCGCCGCCGTCTCCTCCTCGTCGTCTCCGGCCTCGCCGCGATGACGCTCGCCCTCACCGGCTGCGTCGCCGCGATGATCCCCGATGACACCCGGCCCACGCCCGGCCCGAGCAAGGCGCCCGTCACCGATGGCGTGCCCGCCGATCTCCTGCCGTTCTACGAGCAGACCGTCGACTGGCAGGAGTGCGACGGTGCCGACAGCGGGCTCTACGACTGTGCGACCGTCGTCGCGCCGCTGGACTGGGACGACCCCGACGCCGGTGAGATCGAGCTGGCCGTCATCCGCCGGCACGCCGACTCGGGCGAGCCGATCGGCTCGCTGCTGACCAACCCGGGCGGCCCCGGCTCCAGTGGTGTGGAACTCATCCGCGACTCCGCGGCCTACGCGACCGGCGCCGCGCTGCGCGACGCCTACGACGTCATCGGGTTCGACCCGCGCGGGGTGGGGGAGTCCACGCCGGTGCGGTGCCTGGACGCCGAGGAGATGGACGCCTACCTCTACGACCTGCCGCAGAATCCGCGCGGCAGCGCCGAGTGGGAGGCCGAGCTCGACGAGCGCAACGCGGCGTTCGCCGAGGCGTGCGAGGCCAACAGCGACGGCATCCTGCCTTACATCACCACCGATCAGGCCGCCCGTGATCTCGACCTGCTGCGCGCGGTGCTGGGAGACGAGAAGCTCAACTACCTCGGCTACTCGTACGGCACGTTCCTCGGCGCCACGTACGCCAAGCTCTTCCCCGAGCGCGTCGGTCGACTGGTGCTCGACGGCGCGATCGACCCGGCGGTGTCGGGGCTCGAGGTGGGCACGACGCAGGGCGTCGGTTTCGAGTCGGCTCTCCGCGCGTTCATGGCCGAGTGCCTCGCCGGCAGCGACTGCCCGTTCCGCGGCACCGTCGACGACGCCATGGCCGACCTCGGCACGCTGCTGGCCAGCGTCGACGCGCGCCCGCTGCAGGCTTCCGACGGTCGCCAGGTGGGCGCCGACACCCTGATGACCGGCATCATCGCCGCGCTCTACTCCGAGGACAGCTGGCCGTACCTCACCGCGGCGCTCGCCGACGCGCTGCAGGGCGACCCCGAGCTCGCGCTGCAGCTGGCCGACTTCTACAACGGCCGCGAGGGCGGGGTCTACCTCGACAACTCCACGGAGGCCTTCCGCGCGTACAACTGCATGGATTACCCGGTGGCCGACCCCGCCGAGGACGCGGCATCCGAGGCGCTGCTCGCGGAGCAGGCACCGACCGTCGCCCCGTACTGGAGCGGTCCCGATTCGTGCGCCGTGTGGCCGTACGAGCCCACCGGCGTGCGTGAGCCGATCACGGCCGAGGGCGCCGCCCCGATCGTCGTGGTGGGCACCACCAATGACCCCGCCACGCCGTACGAGTGGTCGGTGTCGCTGGCCGATCAGCTCGCGTCGGGGGTGCTCGTCACGCGCGTGGGCGAGGGGCACACGGGCTATAACAAGGGAGACGCCTGCGTCGACGACGCGGTGGAGCAGTATCTCATCGACGGGGTCGTGCCCGACGACGGACTGACCTGCGGCTGAGCGGGCGCCGGTTCGCGGCGGCTCTTTCCGCCATGTAAGATCGATGATCGTGCACCGCGCAAGCGGAGTACGCCACCTTAGCTCAGACGGCAGAGCGATTCACTCGTAATGAATAGGTCAAGGGTTCGATTCCCTTAGGTGGCTCCAAGAAAAACCCCCGGTAAATCAAGGATCTCCGGGGGTTTTTGCTTTGTCTCCTTCCGACTGAGACCCTCACGTGTAGCAAACCGTGTAGCAGGGCAGCTCGTCCCATGGGTGGCCTCGACCGCTGACCGCATGCGTGGGTTCGTGGCAGTATCGCAGCGATCGCACACAAAAACCGCTGATGAACCGGCAGTTCGTGATCATCGGTGGGTTTGCTGGGTGGGCAGATCGGCGAATCATCGGGGGAATGGCAACCGACGAAGTTTAGGCGCGGCTAGGGCATGCTAGACCCCTACCGAGCCATCTTCGGCGTGTGTTGAGCCTGTCCCGTCATGTGCTGTCTGACGAGATATGGGCGGTCATCGGTCTGCTGTATCCGACGGCAACAGTAACGAGGGGCGACCTCTGCTGGATGGGGCGTAGTGGTCGAAGCGACGGCGTGGCTCTAGGTGGTGCTAGTTGGATGCTTCGGTTGAAGGCTGGCGGTGAGGGTGATCACGTTGGCTCTCCCTGACGCGGGCCCGACGATCCGGTTCAGGGCGCATTCCCTCGCCTCTGGCGGGCGGAGATCCTGGGCAAGAGTGTCATCTTGGTCAGCCTGGTCGTGTTGGTTTTCGCGATGCTGGGCGCGGCGTGGCGGGCCGATGGGTACACGGGTGTCGAGTTCGCGCCGGTGATCCTGATGGCGGTTCTCAGGGCTTTGGAGGCGGAGTGTGTATCCGTTGGGGTGTTCATGTGGATCACGATGGGCCGGGTGCCTCTAGATCACAAACCCTTGAAACAGAACCGCGAGGGTACGTTGCTCTGCATGGAAACAACTCGGTGGTCCGCCGAGGACGCCGCCTACGCCAAAGCGCTAGGGGCCGTACTCGCAGGACACAAGGACGCCAGCGGGCTCAGCTTCAGCGACCTCGCGCAGATGACCGGTTTGTCACGCGCCCACTTAACGCGTGTGGTCTACGGGACCATCGATGCCCGCATTCAGGATCTTGAGCGCCTGTGCAAGGTGCTTGAGGTGGATTTGGTGCATGTGATCTCTGACCCGAGGCTTCGCCTGAAGCGCACGTGACGGGAAAGCGCGCCGGGGTCCAGGCCTCACACGCTGGCTGCCGAGGGGGCGTCTACGACTGCCCTTGCTGGACCCATTCAGTGTGCTTCTTCATGGCGTGAGTGACGGCGAGCCGAATGACCCAATACGCGATGAGCAAACTGATGATGATGGCGAGGGTCCCGCCGGCTACGTACATGATGAGGTAGAGGCGGGCGCTGTCCATTCGCCGAGGGTATCGTGCGCTCGCCGAGCGTCCGTGTCGTAAGCGCACGGAGACGCGCGGTGAGCTGCGCCCGGCGCGGCGTCCGCGAAGGTCGCGTCCCATGGCTCCGGTAGACTCGGGACGCCACGTGCCGCCCGCCGGGGTCTGAATCCCGAGGGCGATCCATGCCGTGGTGGTGCTCATCGCAGCCCCGCCGTATTAGCCGCTCGAGCGCTGGGAGACCCATGAACGTCGCGCTCGACGCCATCCTCGAGATCTTCACCTGGGTCGGTCTCGGCGCGGGCGCGCTGGTGGGCCTGATCGCTCTGGGCCTCTGGGCCGCCGACGGATCATGGCTGCCCGCCCAGGCGGTCGTCGACCACGAGGACGGCCGCACCGTCGTGCGCTGGTTCGACGATGCCGGCGGCGTGGGCGCGGCCGACGCCGGCCACGCCGAGGCGGAGACGCTGGCGGGAGTCTCGACGGCCGACATCTGGTACCGACTGGGCGCCCGCGACCGGTTCCGGCTCACGCGCCGATCGCCTGCCGTGCGGGCCGCGGCCTGGCTGGCCGCAGGGCTCGCCGCCGTGGGGATCGCCGCGTTCGCGGCATCCTGGATCGTCCTCTTCGCCGCCTGAGCGGTACTCCGGCGGGCCGACTCCGCCTCCTCGCCTGTCGCCGACTGGCGTTTCCGGAGATTGCTAGATAAGCTAGCAATATGGCAAATGAGCGAAAAGTGCCGCGCTGGCTCCGCGTCTTCATCCCCGTCGTGCTGGTGCTGGTGTGGTTGGGTGCCGGCGCCATCGGCGGCCCTTACTTCGGCAAGGTCGACGAGGTCGCCGTCAACGACCGGTCGGCGTTCCTCCCGTCGAGCGCCGACGCCACCCAGGTCAACGAATTGCTGCCCGGGTTCCTCGGCGATGACAGCGTCCCGGCACTGGTGGTCATGTCGACCGACGACGGCGAGCTCAGTGAGGAGCAGCTCACCGAGGTCAACGACCTGGCCGCCGGCATCGTCGATCTCGAGGGCGTCGTGGGCGATGTGTCGCCTGCGGTGCCGTCGGAAGACGGCGAAGCCGTGCAGGTCTTCGTGCCGCTGGACGCCTCGGCCGACATCGCCGAGGTCGTCACCGAACTGCGCGACTATCTCGCCGACGGCGCACCGCCGGGGGTCGAGACCTTCGTCACCGGGCCCGCCGGATTCTCCGCCGACCTCGTCGAGGGGTTCCTGGGCATCGACGGGCTGCTGCTCGGCGTCGCGCTCATCGCCGTCTTCATCATCCTCGTCGTGGTCTACCGCTCGCCGCTCTTGCCGATCCTCGTGCTCATGACCTCGGTGCTGGCGCTCTGCGTGGCCGTACTGACGGTCTGGTGGCTCGCCAAGGCCGACATCGTCGTGCTGAACGGCCAAGTGCAGGGCATCCTGTTCATCCTCGTCATCGGCGCCGCAACCGACTATGCACTGCTGTACGTCGCGCGCTTCCGTGAGGCCATCGCGATGGGCAAGAAGCGGTGGGATGCCACCATCTCGGCATGGCGGGGAGCGTTCGAGCCCATCCTCGCCTCCGGCGGCACGGTCATCGCGGGTCTGCTCTGCCTGCTGCTGAGCGATCTGGCCACCAACCGCGCGCTCGGCCCGATCGCCTCCATCGGCATCGCGTTCGCCATGCTGTCGGCACTGACGTTCCTCCCCGCCCTGCTGGGCCTTGCCGGGCGGGCCGCCTTCTGGCCCTTCGCCCCGAAGCCCGATGCCCTCGGCATCCCCGAAGACTTCTCCCGTCCGCTCAAGGGCATCTGGCCGCGTCAGGCACGCCTGGTCGGGCGGCACCCGCGTGCCGTGTGGATCGTGTCGACCGTCGTGCTGCTGGCCGCCTGCGTCGGCGTGACCCAGCTGAAGGCCGACGGCGTGCCCTCCAGCGAATTGGTGCTCGGCACCTCGCAGGCGCGTGACGGCCAGGTGGAGCTCGCCGAGCACTTCCCGGCCGGCTCCGGCAGCCCCGTGTACGTCGTGGCCCCCGAGGGCGACCTGACCGCGGCGGTCGAGGTGCTCACCGACGCCGACGGCATCGACTCGCTCGCCGTCGCGACCGAGGATTCGCCCAACGGTCAGGCCGGCGTCGAGCTGGAAGGCGGGGAGGCCGTGTTCACGACCTTCGGCCCTCCCGGAACCCCGGCGCCCGAGCCCACCGTCGTCGATGGCGACGTGCTGCTCTTCGCAACGCTGACCGACGCGGCCGACTCGCTCGCCGCCGAGGATGTGGTGCGCGATCTCCGCCAGGCGATGAACGACGAGATCGGTTCGTCCGTGCTGGTCGGCGGCGAGACGGCCACCGACATCGACACCAACGACACCTCGATCCGCGACCGCACGCTGATCATCCCGATCATCCTCGTGGTGATCCTGCTGATCCTCATCGTGCTGCTGCGGTCGGTGCTGGCACCGGTGCTGCTGATCATCACCACGATCATCTCGTTCGGGTCGGCGCTGGGCGTCAGCGCGTGGGTGTTCAACGGGATCTTCGACTTCCCGGGTGCCGACCCCTCGGTGCCGCTGTACGGGTTCGTGTTCCTGGTGGCCCTGGGCATCGACTACAACATCTTCTTGATGACCCGCGTGCGGGAGGAGTCTCTCAAGCACGGCACGCGCCTCGGCATCCTGCGGGGACTCGTGGCCACCGGTGGGGTGATCACGTCGGCCGGCCTCGTGCTGGCGGCCACGTTCGCCGCGCTGGGTGTGATCCCGATTCTGTTCCTGGCGCAGCTGGCGTTCATCGTGGCGTTCGGTGTGCTGCTGGACACCTTCGTGGTGCGCTCGCTGCTGGTGCCCGCGCTGGCGTTCGATATCGGCCGCGCCATCTGGTGGCCGTCGAAGCTGTGGCGCAACTACCCGGGCGGCTCGCGCTACCTCGCGCGGACGTCGGCCGAGGGCGGCCCCGTGGTGGCGGTCCGTGCGGATCAGGTCGGTGACGGCCAGCGCCGTGGGGACGGCGACACGGTCGCAGCCGTTGCGGCTACCGGCACCGGCGCGCAGAACGTCGCCGAATCGACGCGGCGACCGGTGACACGGCGGTCGCTGCGCCGGCGCTGAGCCGGAAGAGCGACGTTGTGCACGAGGGCCGCGGCTGATGCCGCGGCCCCTCGTGCGTCTGGCCGGCGCGCGCCGCGGCCCCTCGCGCGTCCCGCCGCCGTGCACAACGTCGTCGAAACGTTCCGAGGCGGCGCCGGCGCGGGCACACACCCCCGTCGGTGACCGGGTTGGCGACGCTGTGCACACCCGGGCGGCGTAGGCTCGCCACATGGGCAAGGCGCTGTTCATCGTCGACGTGCAGAACGACTTCACCGAGGGTGGGGCCCTCGGGGTGCCCGGGGGGGACGCCGTCGCGGCCGCGATCAGTCGTCACCTGGCCGATCACGCCGGCGAGTACGCCCTGATCGTGGCCTCCCGCGACTGGCACGCACCCGACGGTGACAACGGCGGCCACTTCGCCGCCGGCGAGCCCGACTTCGTCGACACCTGGCCGGTGCACTGCGTCGCGGGAACGCCGGGCGCCGAGTACGACCCGGCGCTCGTCACCGAGGCGGTGACCCACCACGTGAAGAAGGGCCAGGGCGCCCCGGCCTACTCACTGTTCGAGGGGACCACCGACGACGGCGGCACGGTGGCCGAGCTGCTCACCGCGCACGGCATCGTCGAGGCGGACGTGGCCGGCATCGCGACCGACTACTGCGTGCGGGCCTCGGCTCTGGATGCCATCGAGCACGGCGTGCGCGTGCGGGTGCTGACCGACCTGATCGCGGGTGTCGCTCCCGCCAGCAGCGATGCGGCCCTGGCCGAGCTCGCGCACGCCGGGGCCGAGCTCGCGACGTCGGGAGTCTGACGACCGCGCCCCGAGCTGCCCGCGCTAGCGGGTGCCGCCGCCCTCGCGGCGGAGGTGGTGACGGGAGACGCTGTTCACCCAGCCGACGAACTGCCGCGCCTGAAGCCCGAACGCGGGGTCGACGGGCGCGACCCAGACCTGCTCCGGGCCGTCGATCGAGATGTAGAACTCCCTCCGGTCGACCTTCTTCCTGAGCATGGCGCCGGTGATCATGCCGGCGGGCCCGAACAGCAGTCCGCCCGCCGCCGCGCGTGTCAGGGTGGAGCGTTCGCTGATCTCGCCGGCCGTCTCGAACGACGCGATGGCGCCGGCGACGGGCTGGCTGAGATCACCGCAGAAGATCCACTCACCCGACACGGTGAGACCGGCGAACGTATGCGGTTCCGCCAGAAACTGGGTCAGCGGCGTCCATGCCTCGCCGTCCCACCAGCGCAGACGGCCGCGCCCGTCGTCGTACCAGCCCATCGACTGCGTGCGGGAGAGCGGCGTGGGGGCGTGCAGCTCGACGGTGGTTCCGCTCATATCGGCGAAGTACTCGGTCCACGCCTCGCCGTCCCACCAGCGCTGGTAGCCCGCCCCGTCGTCGTACCATCCCGCTTCCGCGTTCCCCATGCGCAGATCGTAGCCAGTGCGCAGGCGTGCGGCAGGGGGTGCGCTGAAAGAGCGGCGGATGCCGGTGGCCCCGGCCGTCGCGGCATCCGCGCCCGCAGATACAGCAGCGCCGCGAGAGCCGGTAGATCGGCCCTCGCGGCGCCGTGCTGAACGAGCGGTCAGCGTCCGGTCGGAGGCAGCTTGTCGACGCCGTGCCGATCGGGCTTGCCCGGCTCGGCTGCGGTCGCCGGTGACACGTCGTCCGTCGGGGCGGACCCGGTGTCGGGGTACTGCGGTTCGTCGATCTCGATCGCCGTGTCCCGCTCATCGGTCGGCGGAAGATGGTCAAGGGGCTGCTTGATGTCATCTCGGTCGCTCATGGTCCCATCCTGCGTCGGCGGATGCCGTCTGCGCACGGGGTTGCGATCGGCACCCCATCCGTGGCACGGGGCGGGGATTCCGCTGCCGGCACGCACCCTGCGCCGGGCCCCGGGGCGATGCGCCGGCCGATGCCGGTGTGAGGGAACCGTAAGGATCCGCGGCTGCCCCGCATGGGTTGTGTGAGGACGGTCATCGCGCAGTCGCCGCGGGCGTTGGATCGGAATGCGCCCGCGAGTGAGGGCGTGCGATCAGCGCCCGCGCTGTCGCCGTCTCTGAGATGGAGCCCGCTGTGCTTGACCTCGTCTACGTGCTGGGCACGGTCGCCGTGTTCGTCGTCGTCGGACTGCTGGGGAAGGCGGTGGAGAAGCTGTGATCGTGTTCCAGCTGCTCGCCGGCATCCTCGGTGTCGCGGCGATCGTGTACCTCGTGTTCGCCCTCGTGAAACCGGAGCGGTTCTGATGGCGTGGGTGTCGGCGCTGCTGTCGCTCGCCACCGTCGCGGTCATCCTCGGTGTGCTGTACCGGCCCTTCGGCGACTACATGGCCTGGGTGTACACCTCACCGAAGGACACCAGGGTCGAAGCCGGCGTCTACCGGGTGATCGGCATCGACGCGAAAGCCGCGCAGACGTGGCCGGCGTACCTGCGAGCGGTGCTGGCCTTCTCGGCCGTCGGGCTGCTCCTCGTCTACGGGCTGCAGCGGCTGCAGCAGTGGCTCCCGTACTCGCTGGGCCTTGACGCCCCCAGCGAGCACCTGTCGTTCAACACCGCGGCGTCGTTCGTCGGCAACACGAACTGGCAGTCGTACTCGCCCGAGCTCACCCTCGGCTACACCGTGCAGGCGCTGGGCCTGGTGGTGCAGAACTTCGTGTCGGCGGGCGTGGGCATGGCGGTCGCCATCGCCCTGGTGCGCGGCTTCGCGGCACGCCGGTCGGGCACGCTCGGCAACTTCTGGGTGGACCTCACCCGCGGCACCCTGCGCATCCTGCTGCCGATCGCCGCGCTCGCCGCGGTCGTGCTGCTGATCGGCGGGGTGGTGCAGAACATCAACGGTTTCACCGACGTCACCACGCTCACCGGCGCGACGCAGTCGATCCCCGGCGGCCCGGTGGCCTCGCAGGAGGCCATCAAGCTGCTCGGCACCAACGGCGGCGGATTCTTCAACGCCAACTCGTCGCATCCGTTCGAGAACCCGAACGCGTGGACCAACGTCTTCGAGGTGCTCCTCATGCTCGTCATCCCGTTCGCGCTGCCGCGCACGTTCGGCCGCATGGTCGGCGACAACCGCCAGGGGTACGCGATCCTCGGCGTCATGGCGACGCTGTATCTGGCATCGTTCGCGCTGCTGACCGCGTTCGAGACCGCCGGCAACGGCACCGCGCCGCAGCTGGCGGGGGCCGCGATGGAGGGCAAGGAGCAGCGCTTCGGCATCATCGGCTCGACGCTCTTCGCCACCACGAGCACCGGCACCTCCACCGGCGCGGTCAACTCCATGCACGACTCGTACACGGCGCTGGGCGGCATGATGCCGATGCTCAACATGATGCTCGGCGAGGTCTCGCCCGGCGGAGTGGGGTCGGGGCTCTACGCGATCCTCGTGCTCGCGATCATCGGCGTCTTCATCGCCGGTCTGCTGATCGGCCGCACCCCGGAGTACCTCGGCAAGAAGATCGGGCCGCGCGAGATCAAGCTCGCCGCCCTGACGATCCTCGTCATGCCGACCCTCGTGCTCACCGGCACCGCGCTGAGCTTCGCCCTCCCCGGCATCCGCGAAGAGGTGGCATCCACGTCGATCTGGAATCCCGGCATCCACGGCATGAGCGAGGTGCTCTACGCCTTCACCTCGGCAGCCAACAACAACGGCTCGGCGTTCGCCGGGCTCACCGCGAACACCCCGTGGCTGAACACGGCGCTGGGCGTCGTCATCCTGCTCGGTCGTTTCGTGCCGATCGTCTTCGTGCTCGCCCTCGCCGGCTCGCTCGCGGCGCAGGACTCCGTGCCGACGACCGCGGGCACGCTCCCCACCCACCGCCCGCTGTTCGTCGGGCTCCTCAGCACCGTCACGGTGCTGGTCACCGCGTTGACCTTCTTTCCCGTACTCGCGCTGGGTCCCCTGGCGGAAGGGCTGATGTGATGTCCACACTGACCACCGCGCGTCCCGAGGCCGCGCCGAAGGCTGCTCCGCAGGGCGGGTTCTCGCCGGCACAGGTGCGCGCCGCCGTGCCCGGTGCGGTGCGCAAGCTCGACCCGCGCCTGCAGTGGCACAACCCCGTCATGTTCCTGGTGTGGGTGGGCGCCGCGCTCACCACCGTGCTGGCCGTGGCGGAGCCGTTCATCGGGGGACCGGCGCCCTCGGGCGGCACCCCCGTGCCGTGGTCGTTCACCGGCGCGATCGCGATCTGGCTGTGGCTCACGGTGCTCTTCGCCAACCTCGCCGAGTCCGTCGCCGAAGGCCGAGGCAAGGCGCAGGCCGAGACGCTGCGCAAGACCCGCACCAGCACGACGGCGCGGCGGGTGGATGCCTACGATCCGCTCACCGATCCCGCGGCCGAGCGAGCCGGCACGACCGATGTGGCATCGGCCGACCTGCGCCTCGGCGACATCGTCGTGGTGTCGCCGCCAGAGCTCATCCCCGGCGACGGCGACGTCATCTGGGGCATCGCCTCGGTCGACGAGTCCGCGATCACGGGAGAGTCGGCTCCCGTCGTGCGGGAGTCCGGCGGGGACCGTTCGGCCGTCACCGGAGGCACCCGTGTGCTGTCGGACCGCATCGTGGTGAAGATCACCTCGAAGCCCGGAGAGACCTTCGTCGACCGCATGATCGCGCTCGTCGAGGGCGCCGCGCGGCAGAAGACGCCGAACGAGATCGCGCTGAACATCCTGCTGGCGAGCCTGTCGATCATCTTCGTCGTCGTCGCGCTGACGCTGAACCCCATCGCCTCGTACGCCGCCGCCCCGGTGAGCGTGCCGGTGCTGGTGGCTCTGCTGGTGTGCCTCATCCCGACGACCATCGGGGCGCTCCTCAGCGCGATCGGCATCGCGGGCATGGACCGGCTGGTGCAGCGGAACGTGCTCGCCATGTCGGGCCGCGCGGTCGAGGCCGCGGGGGATGTGACCACCCTGCTGCTCGACAAGACCGGCACCATCACCTACGGCAACCGCCGCGCCAGCGCCTTCGTGCCGGTCGGCGATGTGCCGGCGCCCGATCTCATCCGCACCGCCGCCCTGTCGTCGCTGGCCGACCCGACGCCCGAGGGCGCGTCGATCGTCGAGCTCGCCCGGGCGGAGGGCATCGACGTCGGACGGGCGGCGCCGGGAGACATCGTGCCGTTCACGGCGCAGACCCGCATGTCGGGCCTGGACACCCCCGACGGCACGAGCATCCGCAAGGGCGCCGCCTCGGCGGTCATCGCCTGGCTCGAGCAGCAGGGGCAGCCGCCGACGGCGCCGGTGCTGGCGGAGGTGACCGCCGCCGTCGAGAGGATCTCGCAGACCGGCGGCACCCCGCTGGTGGTCGCCACGAGCACCCCGGATGCCGGTTCGCGCCTGCTCGGCGTCGTGCACCTGAAAGACGTGGTCAAGGAGGGACTGCCGGCGAAGTTCGCAGAACTCCGCTCGATGGGGATCCGCACCGTGATGATCACCGGCGACAACCCGCTGACCGCCGCGGCGATCGCGGCAGAGGCGGGGGTCGACGACTTTCTCGCGGAGGCGACCCCCGAGGACAAGCTGGCCTACATCCGTGCCGAGCAGCAGGGCGGCAACCTCGTCGCGATGACCGGCGACGGCACCAATGACGCCCCTGCGCTCGCGCAGGCTGACGTGGGCGTGGCGATGAACTCCGGCACGTCGGCGGCGAAGGAGGCCGGCAACATGGTCGACCTCGACTCCGACCCGTCGAAGCTCATCGACATCGTGCGCATCGGCAAGCAGCTGCTCATCACCCGTGGCGCGCTGACGACGTTCTCCATCGCCAACGACATCGCCAAGTACTTCGCGATCATCCCGGCGATGTTCCTCGGGGTGTTCCCGCAGCTGGCGGCGCTGAACATCATGGGCCTGCACTCACCGGCATCCGCCGTGCTCTCGGCGATCATCTTCAACGCGATCGTCATCGTGGTGCTCATTCCGCTCGCCCTGCGCGGCGTCTCCTACCACCCCGGCGGTGCATCGCAGACCCTCGGACGCAACCTCGCGATCTACGGCCTCGGCGGCATCGTCGCACCCTTCATCGGCATCTGGCTCATCGACCTCGTCGTGCGCCTCATCCCTGGCTTCTGATTGCAGAGGAAGAACCCACATGAACACCTCCACCCGCAGCACCGCCCGCACCGTCGGGGTCGCCGTGCGCGCCATGGCGCTCTTCACGGTGCTGTTCGGCCTCGGCTACACCGCCGTGCTCACCGTCGTCGGCCAGCTGGCCCTGCCCGCCCAGGCGAACGGCTCGCTGCTGACCGACAGCGAAGGCGCGCCAGTCGGGTCGTCGCTCATCGGCCAGGGCTTCACCGATGCCGATGGGGTGCCGCTGCCGCACTACTTCCAGT is a genomic window containing:
- the kdpB gene encoding potassium-transporting ATPase subunit KdpB, producing MSTLTTARPEAAPKAAPQGGFSPAQVRAAVPGAVRKLDPRLQWHNPVMFLVWVGAALTTVLAVAEPFIGGPAPSGGTPVPWSFTGAIAIWLWLTVLFANLAESVAEGRGKAQAETLRKTRTSTTARRVDAYDPLTDPAAERAGTTDVASADLRLGDIVVVSPPELIPGDGDVIWGIASVDESAITGESAPVVRESGGDRSAVTGGTRVLSDRIVVKITSKPGETFVDRMIALVEGAARQKTPNEIALNILLASLSIIFVVVALTLNPIASYAAAPVSVPVLVALLVCLIPTTIGALLSAIGIAGMDRLVQRNVLAMSGRAVEAAGDVTTLLLDKTGTITYGNRRASAFVPVGDVPAPDLIRTAALSSLADPTPEGASIVELARAEGIDVGRAAPGDIVPFTAQTRMSGLDTPDGTSIRKGAASAVIAWLEQQGQPPTAPVLAEVTAAVERISQTGGTPLVVATSTPDAGSRLLGVVHLKDVVKEGLPAKFAELRSMGIRTVMITGDNPLTAAAIAAEAGVDDFLAEATPEDKLAYIRAEQQGGNLVAMTGDGTNDAPALAQADVGVAMNSGTSAAKEAGNMVDLDSDPSKLIDIVRIGKQLLITRGALTTFSIANDIAKYFAIIPAMFLGVFPQLAALNIMGLHSPASAVLSAIIFNAIVIVVLIPLALRGVSYHPGGASQTLGRNLAIYGLGGIVAPFIGIWLIDLVVRLIPGF
- the kdpA gene encoding potassium-transporting ATPase subunit KdpA; this encodes MAWVSALLSLATVAVILGVLYRPFGDYMAWVYTSPKDTRVEAGVYRVIGIDAKAAQTWPAYLRAVLAFSAVGLLLVYGLQRLQQWLPYSLGLDAPSEHLSFNTAASFVGNTNWQSYSPELTLGYTVQALGLVVQNFVSAGVGMAVAIALVRGFAARRSGTLGNFWVDLTRGTLRILLPIAALAAVVLLIGGVVQNINGFTDVTTLTGATQSIPGGPVASQEAIKLLGTNGGGFFNANSSHPFENPNAWTNVFEVLLMLVIPFALPRTFGRMVGDNRQGYAILGVMATLYLASFALLTAFETAGNGTAPQLAGAAMEGKEQRFGIIGSTLFATTSTGTSTGAVNSMHDSYTALGGMMPMLNMMLGEVSPGGVGSGLYAILVLAIIGVFIAGLLIGRTPEYLGKKIGPREIKLAALTILVMPTLVLTGTALSFALPGIREEVASTSIWNPGIHGMSEVLYAFTSAANNNGSAFAGLTANTPWLNTALGVVILLGRFVPIVFVLALAGSLAAQDSVPTTAGTLPTHRPLFVGLLSTVTVLVTALTFFPVLALGPLAEGLM